ACTCGTCGAGCAGCAGATCGAGCGCCACCCGCTGCTCGGCGGACCGGCCCCGCAGGCCGAATGCCTCACGGTCGCCGCGAACCAGCTGGACGCGCTTGTCCGCGTTGACCCGGCCTAGCGCATGCGAGCTGCCGCCTAGCAGCCGAATCCCGGTGTGGCAAGGTAGGTCTCGGGCTTCAGCCAGATCGATCTCGCCTTCGGCGAACAGCGCGTCGATGTCATCGGCGGCGGTCTCCATCTCGCGCATGCCCGACCACCCGGAGGCCACCACGTCTTGCGCGTGATACTCGTCGGCGGCCAGCCCGACCGCGGCGGCCTTGACGCGAAGCGGAATGTCCTTGCTGACCAACGTAACTCGCTTGCCTTCGGCGGCGAGGTTGGCGGCGCAACTCAAGATGCGGCAGTCGTTGTTGTCGCTGCGGAAACCGGCGGGCAGCACCGCGGGATCCGTGTGATTGAGCTCTACGTGAAGCGAACCGCCTTGTGTCCCAACAGGAATCGGCTGATCAAGCCGTCCGTGCACGAGCCGCAGATCGTCGAACAGGCGCAACGCCTGACGGGCGAACCAGCCCAGCTCGTGGTGATGCCGTTTTGCCTCCAGTTCGCTGATCACCACCAGCGGGACCACCACCTCGTGCTCGGCGAACCGGCTGCACGCCCAGGGGTCGGACAGCAGCACGGAGGTGTCGATCACGTAGGTCCGGATTTCGGTCACGTAGCGCTCCTCGAGCGGGATGAGCCCGCGCGGACCCGCACGGGCATGTCGGCGGGAACTGCGACACCAGGACCGGGGCCGGTCCTTCCGTTGTGATGACGGGAGGTGCCGCCCTGGCAGCAGAGCATGACGCTGACCATCGGGATCGACGCTACTCTCGTCGCCGCTTCGCGGCAGCGCAGGCGCGCCGACGACGAGCGCCGGGCGCGAAGATCGGCTAGCCGATGACGAACGGCTTGAGGGCGGGCTCGTCGGCCACACCCCATGCGGTGATGCGATCCGAGATCGCCTGCCGCAGCTGCTGTTCGTCGAAGATGCCCGCCGCGGCGACGTTGCGCAGCTTGTCGCGATAGGGCTCGATGTCAGCGCCGGGCACTTGCAGGTCAGCCGCGCGGGCGGCGATCGCCGCGATGGTCTCGTCGCGGGTGTAGGAGAGGCAGCGCTCGACGAGGTTGGAGAAGAAGAGTTCGTGCCGCCGCTCGTCGCGCGCGATCCGGTCGATGAGCCCGGCCAGGATGGGCTCCTCGAGCTTCGCCGCCAGGTTCTCGCAGAAGACGGCGTACGTGCGCTCGCTGAACGCCATGTACACCAGGGTTTCCACCTGCGTGTACGTGTCCGCGCGGTAGCCCTTCATGACGTGCTGGACCCGGGCCTCCTCGTTGGCGGTCGGGTCGACCTCGCGGGTCACCACGAGGTACTCGCGCAGCGCGATGGCGTGCAGGTGCTCCTCCGCGGTCCACCGGCCCAGCCAGCGGCCCCACCAGTCTTCGAGGATGAAGTGCTCTACCAGTTCACGGTGATGCCCGGCGAGGTTGTCCTTGAGCAGCAGCAGGATCTCGCAGGCGTCCGTGTACGGCCGGGGCAGCGTCGCGTCGGACGGGTCCCAGTCCCGTCCGCCGAGGAACGCGAAGTTCTCGCCGCGGTCGAACGGCACGTAGTCGTGAGCGAACCAAAGTTCCTCGGTGTTGAGGTGGCGGTCCATGTTGGCCTCGCACACCGGCTCGAGTTCCAGGGTCAGCGCGTTAGCTACAGGTTTCTGTGCCATGCGGTTACTGTAACCCGCGTACACAGGTTCGTGAAATCGCCCGGCCCGTGTCGCGGGAACTGGTGACTTTGGTCCTTTTGGCCGGTTAGCGGTCGACCAGCGTCCACTCCTCGAGACCCTCATACAGCGGGAAATCGCGGGCCAGCCGCGTCACCCGCTGCCGCAACGCGGACAGGTCCGCCGCGGTGCCGGCCGCCAGCGCGGTGGCGATGACGTCGGCGACCTCGGTGAACTCCGCATCCCCGAAGCCGCGGGTCGCCAGCGCCGGCGTGCCCACCCGCAGGCCCGATGTCACCATCGGCGGCCGCGGGTCGTTGGGGACCGCGTTGCGGTTGACCGTGATGCCGATCTCGTGCAACAGGTCCTCGGCGGCCTTGCCGTCCAGCGGGGAGTCGCGCAGGTCCACCAGCACCAGGTGGACGTCGGTTCCGCCGCTGACCACCGACACGCCCGCCTTGGCGACATCGGCGCCCAACAGCCGATCGGCGATGATGCGGGCGCCCGACAGCGTGCGGCGCTGACGGTCGGCGAACTCCGGTGTGCCGGCGATCTTGAGGGCGACGGCCTTGGCCGCGATGACGTGCATGAGCGGTCCGCCCTGCTGACCCGGGAACACCGCCGAGTTCGTCGACTTGGCGTACTCCTGCTTGCCGAGGATCAGGCCCGAACGCGGGCCGCCGAGCGTCTTGTGCACCGTCGTGGACACCACGTCGGCGGCCGGCACCGGCGAGGGGTGCAGGCCCGTGGCGACCAGGCCCGCGAAGTGCGCCATGTCCACCCAGAGCTTGGCGTCGACCTCGTCGGCGATCGACCGGAACGCCGCGAAGTCGAGCACCCGCGGGTAGGCCGACCACCCGGCGATGATGACCCTGGGACGGAACTCGAGGGCCTTGGCCCGCACCGCGTCCATGTCCACCAGGTGCGTCGTGGGATCCACCCCGTAGAAACCGGCGTCGTACAACGTGCCGGAGAAGTTCAGCTTCATCCCGTGCGTCAGGTGGCCGCCGTTGGCGAGGTCGAGGCCCAGCAGCCGCTCCCCCGGCGTCATCAGCGCATGCAGCACCGCCTCATTGGCCTGGGCGCCCGAGTGCGGCTGCACGTTGGCGAAGTCCGCGCCGAACAGGGCCTTGGCGCGGTCGCGGGCGATGTTCTCCACCACGTCGACGTACTCGCAGCCGCCGTAGTAGCGCCTCCCGGGCAGCCCCTCGGCGTACTTGTTGGTCAGGACGCTGCCCTGGGCCTGCAGCACCGAGCGCGGCACGAAGTTCTCCGACGCGATCATCTCCAGGGTGTCGCGCTGGCGACCCAGCTCCTTGCCGAGCAGCTCGGCGATGTCGGGGTCGACCTCGGCGAGCGGGGCGGACATCACGGAGGTGGACGGGCGGGCGTCGGGTGCAGCAGTCACGGGCGCCAGTCTATCCAGCGAAGGTTTAGCCAGCCCAGCCGTCGGGCGCGCGTCCGCCCCTGCGACACTTGCTCTATGCCACGGCTTAGCGAGCCGAGCCCCTATGTGGAGTTCGACCGAAAGCAATGGCGCGCGCTTCGCATGTCGACGCCGCTGGCCCTCACCGAAGAGGAATTGGTTGGCCTGCGCGGTCTTGGCGAGCAGATCGACCTGCTCGAGGTGGAAGAGGTCTACCTGCCGCTGTCCCGGTTGATCCACCTTCAGGTCGCCGCTCGCCAGCGGTTGTTTGCCGCCACGGCGGAGTTCCTCGGCGAGCCGCAACAAAACCCCGACCGGCCGGTGCCGTTCGTCATCGGCGTTGCCGGCAGCGTCGCGGTGGGCAAATCAACCACCGCCCGCGTGCTGCAGGCCCTGCTGGCCCGCTGGGATCACCACCCCAGGGTCGACCTGGTGACCACCGACGGCTTCCTCTACCCGAACGCCGAACTCGATCGGCGAAACCTGATGCACCGCAAGGGTTTCCCGGAAAGCTATAACCGCCGGGCGCTGATGCGGTTCGTGACGTCGGTCAAATCCGGCTCAGACTACGCGTGCGCGCCCGTCTACTCGCACCTGAAATACGACATCATCCCCGGGGCCAAGCACATCGTCCGCCACCCCGACATCTTGATCCTGGAGGGCCTCAACGTCCTGCAGACCGGTCCCACCCTGATGGTGTCGGACCTGTTCGACTTCTCGCTGTATGTGGACGCCCGGATCGAAGACATCGAGCAGTGGTACGTATCGCGATTCTTGTCGCTGCGCGGCACCGCCTTCGCCGACCCGGAGTCACACTTCCACCACTACTCGGCCCTCAACGACACCAAGGCCGTCGCCGCCGCGCGCGAGATCTGGCGGTCGATCAACCGCCCCAACCTGGTCGAGAACATCCTGCCGACCCGGCCCCGGGCCACCCTGGTGCTGCGCAAGGACGCCGACCATTCCATCAACCGGCTACGGCTGCGCAAGCTCTGAGCAGCGAACGCGGCGGTCACGCCGCCGGTAGACGACGCAGCCCCAGGTACTGCAGTCCGGCGAACGCCGCGGTGTACACGCCGGCGGCCAGCATGGCGGCAATCCCGGTCGCGGACAACGGCAGCGCTTCGGCGGCCACGATCGCGCCCAGCGTGAAGACCACATTGGCCACGACGACACCGGTTCCCACGCGGCGCAGGTTCGGCGCCGCCGCTAGAAGGAACACGACCAATCCGCCGAGCACGAAGAAGGCGCCGAGGCCGTACTCCTGCAGCGACGTCAGGCCCGTCAGCGACGCAAGCGGGTCGGCGAAAACGGCGATGGCCAAACCGCACAGGCCCGTCAACGTGGCGTCGGCGCGCATGGCGAACCGCAACAGCGAGTCGGTCGCGTCGTACAGGGGTCGGGTTGCCAGACCGGATGCGCCAGATGCATACGTCATGTGATTACTCCTCGCGTCGGCGAATTGGGTCGAACATCAGCGTGCCTCCGGCGCACTGCCATATCGACTCGTGGCACTGCCAACCACTGCCACGGATAAAAAGACCAGCGGGTTCGCTCGGCTATTCCCGTTTGCGGGTCCGAATCTCGATTGTTATTCGACAGACGCCAGTCTGGTGTTCAGGCGTCCCAGCAGTCACAGATTCCGGGCTAGTCGCTGGGCCACCGGGACCCGCCCGCGCAGATCGGCGGCGATCAGCCGGGCGGCGGCGTTCTGCCAGTTGTGCAGCGAGCGCTGCGGCACCTCGGTGACCAACCACTGCCAGGCCCGGCGGGCGGTCGGATCCAATCCGGCGGCGGTGGCGTTCTGCGCGTAGGCGCGCACGCCGACAACGTAGGGGAAATACAGCGAGTTGTAGTGGCGCCATTGCTCGGTGGTGCCGAAATCGCCGGCGTCGCGGGGTTTGAGCCGCCCGATGGCTTCGGCGAGAACCGCCTTGAGTTCGTTGGCCCGCTCCAGCGGGTGGTCGGGTGCGCCCCGGGCGGCGAGCCGCTCGTCGATGACGGGCAGGGCGGTCAACGGGCTGGCGACCAGTTTGCTCAGGTCGGCGTAGTGCCCCAGGGCGCGGCGGGTGAGCCTGGTGAACGTGACGTCGTCGACGTGGCCAAGCGGGTCCACCGACCGCAACGGCAGCGCCGCGCCGGTGTTCCGCAGCGCCGCCCGATCCTCCCGCAGCGCAGGCGATTTCGAGAATGCCAGCCGGTCGAGCACCCCGGCCAGCGGATCCGCGAGCACCTGCACGGCGATCGCGACAGCCAGGCTGGTGAACAGCAGCACGGTTAGCGCGGTCTGCGCGGCGACGTCATCGCGGGTCAGCGCCAGCCCGATCAACGCCTGGCCGCCGAACAACACCGCCACCACCACCGAACCGGCGAACGAGCGGAGCATGTCGGCGCGCAATGCCTGGCCCTCGTCGAACGCGTCCCACAGTGCGACGGCGATGCCGAGCGAGAGGACGTCGAGACTCGTCGACGCGAGCGCCACCCAGCTGGGCACCAGGCCCAGCGGAATGATCAGGATGGCATTGCCCAGCGCGAAGAACAGGGTGGCGACGACGGCGAGCCCGACGGCCGACCGCGGCCGGCGCGGCTGCCGCAACGCCACGGCCATCGCGCCGAAGGTAGATACCGAGATCACTGCGAACATCACCCAGTGGCCCGCCCGCAGCGGCCCATCGACGCTGCCGGCCAGCATCGCCCCGAACAGAGTCAGCGCCGCGACCCCCGCCACCAGCAACACCTCGCGGGTGCGCGCCCTGGAGCCGTCGCCGGGCCGGGACAGTTCGAGGAGCACCGCGAACCACGCGATGCCGGGGATGGTCACCAGGTAGATCTCAACGCGACTGAGCAGCTGCGCGTACGCGGGGCTGGCGGTCCGCACGGCATCCAGCCCCACCACGAAGGCGAAGCCGCACAGCCCGATCGCCGCCAGCACCAGCACCGGCTTCCGCGGATCGCGGGCCAGCAGGTACAACCCGAGCCACCCGCTCAGCGTGAACACCACCGCCGACAGCGCAGCCATGCACCTAGTTTGTCACTTCCCCGCTTCGTGCCGACCCGTCCCCCGCAAGCGGGAGGTAGCCCCAGCGCCCGGCTACGCCGCGCCGCTACTTGCCGTACCTGCGGTGCCGCTGGCTGTAGTCACGCAGCGCGCGTAGGAAATCGACCCGGCGGAACGCGGGCCAGTGCGCCTCCGTGAACCACATCTCCGAATACGCGCTCTGCCACAGCAGGAAACCCGACAGGCGTTGCTCGCCCGACGTGCGGATGACCAGGTCGGGATCGGGTTGCCCAGAGGTGTAAAGGTTTTCGGAGATGGCGTCGACGGTGACCGCGTCGATGAGCTCCTCGGCGGACGCGCCGTTGGCGAGCTCCTTGCTCAGCAACGCCCGCACCGCGTCGACGATCTCGCGGCGGCCGCCGTAACCCACGGCGACGTTGACGTGGAACGGCGCCACGACGGGCGTCGACTCCACCGCGCCGCGCAGCCGCCGGGCCGGCTCCTCGCCGAGCAGTTCGAGATCGCCGACGGTGCGCACACTCCAGCGGTTGGCCGGCGCGCAGATCTCTTCGACGACATCGGTGATGATCTCGATGAGTCCGGCCAGCTCGTCGGGGTCGCGTTGCAGATTCTCGGTGGACAGCAGGTACACCGTGGTCATTTCGATGCCGGCTTCCTGGCACCAGCGCAGCATCTCGGCGATCTTCAGCGCACCCATGCGGTAGCCGTAGCTGACGTCGGTGTAGCCGGCGTCGCGCGCCCAGCGCCGGTTGCCGTCGCACAGGACGGCGATGTGGCGGGGCAGATGGGATTTGGAGGAGGCCAGGCCCTGCCGCAGCCGCAGCTCGTAGACGCGATACAGCGGCTCTTTGAGACGCGGCGGGATAATTTCCACGGAGATTCAGCCTACTGTGAGTTACACCAAATGCCCCCTGCGATTCCGGCGATGTCACCGCGAACGGAGACCATGCCGTGACGGTTCCCGATTAATGTTGGTGTGAAGCAGCCACTGGCAATTCCCCGACCTGCAAGACGAGGCCACAGGAGACATGAGCAGCCAGACGAGCACGTCCGCCAATTCCGAGGCCATCACCCCCGGCAACACCGTCGAACAGCTTGTCGAGGGGACCGCCCATGCGCTGGCCAAGCCGCGCATGCGCGGCTGGATCCACTTCATCTCCGCGTGGCTGGCGATCATCACCGGCGCGACGCTGGTGTCGGTGTCGTGGGCGGCCTCCTCGCCGCGCGCCGGTCATTCAACGCTGGTCTATGCGGCGGCCACGGTGGCGATGTTCGCCGTCAGCGCCACCTATCACCGGGTGCAGTGGGCGTCGGAGGCGGCGCGAAATCGCATGAAGCGGCTCGATCACTCGATGATCTTCGTGTTCATCGCCGGCAGCTACACGCCGTTCGCGCGCCTGGCCATGCCACAGCAGACCGGCGTGGAGGTGCTGTGGATCGTGTGGGGCGGCGCGTTGGCGGGCATCCTGCTGAAGGTGTGCTGGCCGTCGGCCCCGCGCTGGCTGGGTGTGCCGCTATACCTGCTGCTGGGGTGGGTGGCCGTGTGGTACTGCCCGACCATCCTGCACAAGGCCGGCGTGGCCGCAATGGTGCTGCTAGCCGTCGGCGGCGTGCTCTACAGCGCCGGCGGGATTTTCTACGGGCTCCGTTGGCCCGACCCGTGGCCCAGGACGTTCGGCTATCACGAGTTTTTCCACGCGTTCACCGCGGTCGCGGCGATCCTGCACTACATCGCGATGTGGTTCGCGGTGTTCTACGTCGGTGACCAGGCGTGGCTGGTGCACTGAGCGGCTAGGAGTGCGTGACGTCGGCCGCTGACCAGTAGGCCTTCATGTGGGCGACCTTGCCGTCCTCGTCGAACGCCATCACGTCGATCGGCTCGATCACCATCCGGTGTTCCCCCGCGACGATCGTGAGGCGGAAATGGAAGGCCGCCTCGTTGCCGGCGACCCGCAGCGTCACCAGCTCGCATTCGCGCTGCCCATTGTCGAGCGCCGAGTAGAAGCGGTGGATCGCCTGGCGGCCGATGTGCACCTCACCGCCGACGGGATCCTCGACGGTGGCGTCATCGGCGTACAGCTCGACCAACTCGTCGGAGCCGCCCTTGGCGACCAGTTCGATGTAACGGTTGACCGTGTCGGTGATGTGTTCAGCGCTCGGCATGAAACGTCACGCTACCGTGGCGCCGCCAACGCCTCCGCGAGGTCTTCGGCGGTGGCGACCGGCAAGTCGCATACCCGGCCGCGGCACACGTAAGCGGCGTCGGCGCCGGCCACCCGGTCCCGGCCGGCCAGCAGCGCCGACGAGTCTTTTGCCCCGCCCACGACGATCGCCCCGCCGGGTGCCAGCCGTCGCGCAGCGGCCAACAGCGGCGACCGCGACGGATCGCAGGCGACCGCGATCTGCAGCGGTCCGCGAACCGCGGCCTCCGCCACGGCCAGCCAGTGGCCGGCCGACCGCGGCGCGCGCTCCAGCAGCAGCGAGTGCTCGCGCAGCGCGTCGGACGCCGCCCGCAGGTACCGCTCCGCGCGATCACCGTCGACCAGGTGCGCCGCGGTCAGCAGCGCCTCGGTGATGGACGATGCGCCCGACGGGGTCGCCCCGTCCAGCGGGTCGGCTGGCCGCAGCATCAACGCCTCGGCGTCATCGGCGGTGTCGAACCAGCGACCGGGCCGCCGCGCGTCGGCGAAGTGCCGCAACGCGGTGTCGAGCAGGTCGGTTGCCGCCGTCAGCCACCGGTCGTCGGCGTCCAGCTGATAGAGCGCGAGCAGGCCGGTGGCCAGCATCGCGTGGTCCTCGAGGATGGCGGCGCTGTCGCCGACCACCCCGCCCAGGCTGGCGCGCCGCAGCCGCCCGTCGACGAGGTGCGAGCCCAGCAGCGCGGCCGCGCAGTCCCGCGCGGCTTTTGCCAGCTCGGGCGCGTCCATGGCCACGCCGGCCTCGGCCAGCGCGGTGATCGCCAGGCCGTTCCAGGACGTGACGACCTTGTCGTCGCGCCCGGGCTGGGTACGGGTGAGCCGGGCGGCAAGCAGGGCGGCCCGGACCCGCTCGAATCGTTGCGGGTCGTCGGGGTCGGCCGGCAGTTGCAGCACCGAGGTCCCGTGTTCGAATGTCCCGCTCGCGGTGACCGCGAAAACGGTTGCGGCCCAAGCGCCGTCGTCGGGGCCCAGCACCTCGGTGAGCTGCTCGGGCGTCCAGACGTAGGTCGAACCCTCGCGGCCGTCGGCGTCGGCGTCCAGCGACGAGGTGAACATGGCGCCGTCGGCCAGATCGTCGAGCAGAAAACGCGCGGTCTGCGCGGCGATTCGCCGCGCGAACTCATCCCCGGTCCGGCGGGCCCAGTGCGCGTAGGCGCGCAGCAGCAACGCATTGTCGTACAGCATCTTCTCGAAATGCGGTACCACCCAAGCGTTGTCGACGCTGTAGCGGGCAAACCCGCCGGCGAGCTGGTCGTAGATGCCGCCGCGGGCCATCGCGCTGCCGGTGCGCGCGACCCCCTGAAGCGCCGCCGCCGACCCGGTGCGCTCGTAGTTGCGCAGCAGCGCCTCCAGAATCGCCGACGGCGGGAATTTGGGGGCGCCGCCGAAGCCGCCGTGCACCGTGTCCGCGTCGTCGAGCACCGCGGCGACCGCGCGGTCACACAGCGCCGGCGCGACGTCCGGCCCCCCGCCAGGCAGCCCGGCCGACA
This genomic interval from Mycobacterium sp. SMC-2 contains the following:
- a CDS encoding nuclear transport factor 2 family protein — translated: MPSAEHITDTVNRYIELVAKGGSDELVELYADDATVEDPVGGEVHIGRQAIHRFYSALDNGQRECELVTLRVAGNEAAFHFRLTIVAGEHRMVIEPIDVMAFDEDGKVAHMKAYWSAADVTHS
- the glyA gene encoding serine hydroxymethyltransferase — translated: MSAPLAEVDPDIAELLGKELGRQRDTLEMIASENFVPRSVLQAQGSVLTNKYAEGLPGRRYYGGCEYVDVVENIARDRAKALFGADFANVQPHSGAQANEAVLHALMTPGERLLGLDLANGGHLTHGMKLNFSGTLYDAGFYGVDPTTHLVDMDAVRAKALEFRPRVIIAGWSAYPRVLDFAAFRSIADEVDAKLWVDMAHFAGLVATGLHPSPVPAADVVSTTVHKTLGGPRSGLILGKQEYAKSTNSAVFPGQQGGPLMHVIAAKAVALKIAGTPEFADRQRRTLSGARIIADRLLGADVAKAGVSVVSGGTDVHLVLVDLRDSPLDGKAAEDLLHEIGITVNRNAVPNDPRPPMVTSGLRVGTPALATRGFGDAEFTEVADVIATALAAGTAADLSALRQRVTRLARDFPLYEGLEEWTLVDR
- a CDS encoding acyl-ACP desaturase produces the protein MAQKPVANALTLELEPVCEANMDRHLNTEELWFAHDYVPFDRGENFAFLGGRDWDPSDATLPRPYTDACEILLLLKDNLAGHHRELVEHFILEDWWGRWLGRWTAEEHLHAIALREYLVVTREVDPTANEEARVQHVMKGYRADTYTQVETLVYMAFSERTYAVFCENLAAKLEEPILAGLIDRIARDERRHELFFSNLVERCLSYTRDETIAAIAARAADLQVPGADIEPYRDKLRNVAAAGIFDEQQLRQAISDRITAWGVADEPALKPFVIG
- a CDS encoding PhoH family protein, with the translated sequence MTEIRTYVIDTSVLLSDPWACSRFAEHEVVVPLVVISELEAKRHHHELGWFARQALRLFDDLRLVHGRLDQPIPVGTQGGSLHVELNHTDPAVLPAGFRSDNNDCRILSCAANLAAEGKRVTLVSKDIPLRVKAAAVGLAADEYHAQDVVASGWSGMREMETAADDIDALFAEGEIDLAEARDLPCHTGIRLLGGSSHALGRVNADKRVQLVRGDREAFGLRGRSAEQRVALDLLLDESVGIVSLGGKAGTGKSALALCAGLEAVLERRTQRKVVVFRPLYAVGGQELGYLPGSESEKMGPWAQAVFDTLEGLASPAVLEEVLSRGMLEVLPLTHIRGRSLHDSFVIVDEAQSLERNVLLTVLSRLGAGSRVVLTHDIAQRDNLRVGRHDGVAAVIEKLKGHPLFAHITLLRSERSPIAALVTEMLEEIGLPQ
- a CDS encoding thioredoxin domain-containing protein — protein: MSPADAATTNTLGLATSPYLRQHADNPVHWQQWGPQALAAAAQRDVPILLSIGYAACHWCHVMAHESFEDDEVAAAMNAGFVCVKVDREERPDLDAVYMNATVALTGHGGWPMTCFLTPDGRPFFCGTYYPKDGFLQLLSAVSATWRQRRGEVEEASDAIAGELRAMSAGLPGGGPDVAPALCDRAVAAVLDDADTVHGGFGGAPKFPPSAILEALLRNYERTGSAAALQGVARTGSAMARGGIYDQLAGGFARYSVDNAWVVPHFEKMLYDNALLLRAYAHWARRTGDEFARRIAAQTARFLLDDLADGAMFTSSLDADADGREGSTYVWTPEQLTEVLGPDDGAWAATVFAVTASGTFEHGTSVLQLPADPDDPQRFERVRAALLAARLTRTQPGRDDKVVTSWNGLAITALAEAGVAMDAPELAKAARDCAAALLGSHLVDGRLRRASLGGVVGDSAAILEDHAMLATGLLALYQLDADDRWLTAATDLLDTALRHFADARRPGRWFDTADDAEALMLRPADPLDGATPSGASSITEALLTAAHLVDGDRAERYLRAASDALREHSLLLERAPRSAGHWLAVAEAAVRGPLQIAVACDPSRSPLLAAARRLAPGGAIVVGGAKDSSALLAGRDRVAGADAAYVCRGRVCDLPVATAEDLAEALAAPR
- a CDS encoding hemolysin III family protein, producing the protein MSSQTSTSANSEAITPGNTVEQLVEGTAHALAKPRMRGWIHFISAWLAIITGATLVSVSWAASSPRAGHSTLVYAAATVAMFAVSATYHRVQWASEAARNRMKRLDHSMIFVFIAGSYTPFARLAMPQQTGVEVLWIVWGGALAGILLKVCWPSAPRWLGVPLYLLLGWVAVWYCPTILHKAGVAAMVLLAVGGVLYSAGGIFYGLRWPDPWPRTFGYHEFFHAFTAVAAILHYIAMWFAVFYVGDQAWLVH
- the coaA gene encoding type I pantothenate kinase; the protein is MPRLSEPSPYVEFDRKQWRALRMSTPLALTEEELVGLRGLGEQIDLLEVEEVYLPLSRLIHLQVAARQRLFAATAEFLGEPQQNPDRPVPFVIGVAGSVAVGKSTTARVLQALLARWDHHPRVDLVTTDGFLYPNAELDRRNLMHRKGFPESYNRRALMRFVTSVKSGSDYACAPVYSHLKYDIIPGAKHIVRHPDILILEGLNVLQTGPTLMVSDLFDFSLYVDARIEDIEQWYVSRFLSLRGTAFADPESHFHHYSALNDTKAVAAAREIWRSINRPNLVENILPTRPRATLVLRKDADHSINRLRLRKL
- a CDS encoding (2Z,6E)-farnesyl diphosphate synthase is translated as MEIIPPRLKEPLYRVYELRLRQGLASSKSHLPRHIAVLCDGNRRWARDAGYTDVSYGYRMGALKIAEMLRWCQEAGIEMTTVYLLSTENLQRDPDELAGLIEIITDVVEEICAPANRWSVRTVGDLELLGEEPARRLRGAVESTPVVAPFHVNVAVGYGGRREIVDAVRALLSKELANGASAEELIDAVTVDAISENLYTSGQPDPDLVIRTSGEQRLSGFLLWQSAYSEMWFTEAHWPAFRRVDFLRALRDYSQRHRRYGK